From Microbacterium sp. LWH11-1.2, one genomic window encodes:
- a CDS encoding YceI family protein → MTSIDIPGYRSGTWVLDPAHSEVTFSVRHMMISKVRGTFGVKNATLIAPENPLEAKVEASVDVTSIDTNDEGRDAHLRSGDFFDTENFPTMEFVSTGAHVKGDELFVDGDLTIRGITKPVSFELDFGGFGTDPYGNYKAGASAKTVINREDFGLTWNAALETGGVLVGKDVTINLDLQGALQQD, encoded by the coding sequence ATGACCAGCATCGACATCCCCGGTTACCGCTCCGGCACCTGGGTCCTCGACCCCGCGCACAGCGAGGTGACCTTCAGCGTCCGCCACATGATGATCTCCAAGGTGCGCGGGACGTTCGGCGTCAAGAACGCCACGCTGATCGCCCCGGAGAACCCGCTGGAGGCCAAGGTCGAGGCCTCCGTCGACGTCACCTCGATCGACACGAACGACGAGGGTCGCGATGCGCACCTCCGTTCCGGTGACTTCTTCGACACCGAGAACTTCCCGACCATGGAGTTCGTCTCCACCGGCGCGCACGTCAAGGGCGACGAGCTGTTCGTCGACGGAGACCTCACCATCCGCGGCATCACCAAGCCGGTCAGCTTCGAGCTCGACTTCGGCGGCTTCGGCACCGACCCCTACGGCAACTACAAGGCCGGTGCATCCGCCAAGACCGTGATCAACCGCGAGGACTTCGGTCTCACCTGGAACGCCGCGCTCGAGACCGGCGGCGTGCTCGTCGGCAAGGACGTGACGATCAACCTCGACCTGCAGGGCGCTCTGCAGCAGGACTGA
- the efeB gene encoding iron uptake transporter deferrochelatase/peroxidase subunit, translating into MNEPEEDAAADTATADTAAASPPAGLSRRGLLGLAIGGGVAGLAVGAGAGLAGGVAIGRERAHADAQPVHEFFGAHQAGITTSVQDHLHFASFDMMPRTDRDDLISLLQDWSYAAARMTQGLEVSASGAVGGPAEAPPDDTGEALGLPAAGLTITFGFGPGLFENEDGDRYGIASLRPSGLERLPAFLGDDLNPQASHGDLCVQACADDPQVAVHAIRNLSRIAFGRARLRWSQLGFGKTSRTTSAQATPRNLFGFKDGTANILADDAAALDDHVWVASDDEPAWLTGGSYLVARKIAMLIETWDRVRLAEQDTIIGRDKGEGAPLSGGDEFTAPDFGGASIDANSHVRLAHPEQNEGIRILRRGYNYVDGNNELGRLDAGLFFLSYQRDPAQFITLQRRLSTDLLNEYIRHVGSGIWAIPAGVKPGSYVGAELFA; encoded by the coding sequence GTGAACGAACCAGAAGAGGATGCCGCAGCCGACACGGCGACGGCCGACACGGCTGCGGCATCCCCTCCGGCAGGGCTGAGCAGGCGCGGCCTGCTCGGCCTCGCCATCGGCGGCGGTGTCGCAGGACTGGCGGTGGGTGCCGGTGCCGGCCTCGCGGGCGGCGTGGCGATCGGGCGAGAGCGCGCACACGCCGACGCGCAGCCCGTGCATGAGTTCTTCGGCGCGCACCAGGCCGGCATCACGACATCCGTGCAGGACCACCTCCACTTCGCGAGCTTCGACATGATGCCGCGCACGGATCGCGACGACCTCATCTCGCTGCTGCAGGACTGGTCGTACGCGGCCGCGCGTATGACGCAGGGGCTCGAGGTGAGCGCCAGCGGCGCGGTCGGCGGTCCGGCGGAGGCGCCCCCGGATGACACCGGCGAGGCGCTGGGGCTTCCGGCCGCCGGTCTCACGATCACCTTCGGATTCGGGCCAGGACTCTTCGAGAACGAGGACGGCGACCGCTACGGCATCGCGTCCCTCCGTCCATCCGGCCTGGAGCGGCTGCCGGCGTTCCTCGGAGACGACCTGAACCCGCAGGCGTCGCACGGCGACCTCTGCGTCCAGGCGTGCGCCGACGACCCGCAGGTCGCGGTGCACGCGATCCGCAACCTCAGCCGGATCGCTTTCGGCCGTGCGCGGCTGCGGTGGTCGCAGCTGGGATTCGGCAAGACGTCGCGCACCACCTCCGCCCAGGCGACCCCGCGGAACCTCTTCGGGTTCAAGGACGGCACAGCGAACATCCTGGCCGACGATGCGGCAGCACTCGATGATCACGTGTGGGTCGCGTCCGACGACGAACCGGCCTGGCTCACGGGCGGGTCGTACCTGGTGGCCCGCAAGATCGCGATGCTCATCGAGACGTGGGACCGCGTCCGTCTCGCCGAGCAGGACACGATCATCGGCCGGGACAAGGGGGAGGGCGCGCCGCTCTCCGGGGGTGACGAGTTCACGGCGCCCGACTTCGGCGGCGCATCGATCGATGCGAACAGCCACGTGCGCCTCGCCCACCCGGAGCAGAACGAGGGCATCCGCATCCTCCGCCGCGGCTACAACTACGTCGACGGCAACAACGAGCTGGGCAGGCTCGACGCCGGGCTCTTCTTCCTGTCCTACCAGCGCGACCCCGCGCAGTTCATCACCCTGCAGCGCCGCCTGTCGACCGATCTCCTGAACGAGTACATCCGGCATGTCGGCTCGGGCATCTGGGCGATCCCCGCCGGTGTGAAGCCCGGCTCCTACGTGGGCGCCGAACTCTTCGCCTAG
- a CDS encoding LLM class flavin-dependent oxidoreductase yields MSEQSGAQAMQFGIMSVSDITRDPTTGITPSEQERIKATLTIATHAEEVGLDVFAIGEHHNPPFWSSSPTTFLAALAARTERLIVSTSTTLITTNDPVRIAEEYAMLQHVSDGRMDLMLGRGNTGPVYPWFGQDIRQGLPLAIENYALLHKLWREDVVDWEGKFRTPLQGFTSTPRPLDGIAPFVWHGSIRTPEIAEQAAYYGDGFFANNIFWPKEHYQRLIELYRQRYAHYGHGTPEQAIVGLGGQVFMAANSQDAANQFRPYFDNAPVYGHGPSMEDFTEMTPLTVGSPQQIIDRYAAMREHYGDYQRQLFLIDHAGLPLKIVLEQLDILGSEVVPVLRKELAKGRPEAVPDAPTHAARVKAEYGDGPTRQARPGANRGDNLTGDSPYQDTPAPAGAAFGLSRKEA; encoded by the coding sequence ATGAGCGAGCAGTCAGGCGCGCAGGCGATGCAGTTCGGCATCATGTCGGTCAGCGACATCACCCGCGATCCCACCACGGGCATCACGCCCAGCGAGCAGGAGCGGATCAAGGCGACGCTGACCATCGCCACGCACGCCGAAGAGGTCGGTCTCGACGTGTTCGCGATCGGCGAGCACCACAACCCGCCGTTCTGGTCATCGAGCCCCACGACGTTCCTCGCCGCCCTCGCGGCGCGGACCGAGCGTCTGATCGTCTCCACCTCGACCACGCTCATCACGACGAACGACCCGGTGCGCATCGCCGAGGAGTACGCGATGCTGCAGCACGTGTCCGACGGCCGCATGGACCTCATGCTCGGTCGCGGCAACACGGGCCCGGTGTACCCGTGGTTCGGCCAGGACATCCGTCAGGGACTCCCGCTCGCGATCGAGAACTACGCGCTGCTGCACAAGCTGTGGCGAGAGGACGTCGTCGACTGGGAGGGCAAGTTCCGCACGCCGCTGCAGGGGTTCACCTCCACGCCCCGGCCCCTCGACGGCATCGCGCCCTTCGTCTGGCACGGCTCGATCCGCACCCCGGAGATCGCGGAGCAGGCCGCCTACTACGGCGACGGCTTCTTCGCGAACAACATCTTCTGGCCGAAGGAGCACTACCAGCGCCTGATCGAGCTGTACCGCCAGCGCTACGCGCACTACGGACACGGCACCCCGGAGCAGGCGATCGTCGGTCTCGGCGGGCAGGTGTTCATGGCCGCGAACTCGCAGGACGCGGCGAACCAGTTCCGCCCGTACTTCGACAACGCCCCGGTCTACGGTCACGGTCCGAGCATGGAGGACTTCACCGAGATGACCCCGCTGACGGTGGGATCGCCGCAGCAGATCATCGATCGCTACGCCGCCATGCGCGAGCACTACGGCGACTACCAGCGCCAGCTCTTCCTGATCGACCACGCCGGGCTTCCGCTCAAGATCGTGCTCGAGCAGCTCGACATCCTCGGCTCCGAGGTCGTCCCCGTGCTGCGCAAGGAGCTCGCCAAGGGGCGTCCGGAGGCCGTGCCGGATGCTCCCACCCATGCCGCGCGCGTGAAGGCGGAGTACGGCGACGGACCGACCCGTCAGGCCCGCCCCGGTGCGAACCGCGGCGACAACCTGACCGGCGACTCGCCCTACCAGGACACGCCGGCACCGGCCGGAGCGGCCTTCGGGCTCAGCCGGAAGGAGGCCTGA
- the efeO gene encoding iron uptake system protein EfeO produces the protein MTTFHRILGAVAATGAAALVLSGCVAKSDVDAAAAFDVSSTDADCAVSAATAKSGTLTFDVTNDTDQVSEFYLLAEDGLRIVGEVENIAPAASRTLTVVAQPGDYFTLCKPGMIGEGVGKAAFTVTGDRVSVDGPDAEQKQKAVDLYAAFVKDQVGQLVPAVEDFVAAYESGDDETARALFPQVRAYYERIEPVAEALGDLDPRIDYREVDAVAEGLDWTGFHRIEKDLWVPAQDALNADGETPAWQDWAPSTPQERADFGDLLLADAQELYDYVHSDDFTTALDDQGIGGISNGAIALLDEVATGKISGEEDWWSGTDLYDFAANVEGSKMAFSLVQDFATAQGDDGKALVEEIEAGYAALEESLAAHGSLTDGFVGYSQLTEADKREFTDLINALAEPLSQLTGTVLD, from the coding sequence ATGACCACCTTCCATCGGATCCTCGGGGCGGTGGCCGCCACCGGCGCCGCCGCACTCGTCCTGAGCGGTTGCGTCGCGAAGAGCGACGTCGACGCCGCAGCGGCCTTCGACGTCTCCTCGACAGACGCGGACTGCGCCGTGTCGGCGGCGACGGCGAAGAGCGGGACGCTGACGTTCGACGTGACGAACGACACCGACCAGGTCTCGGAGTTCTACCTGCTCGCGGAGGACGGTCTGCGCATCGTCGGCGAGGTCGAGAACATCGCACCCGCGGCATCCCGCACGCTGACCGTCGTGGCGCAGCCGGGTGACTACTTCACGCTCTGCAAGCCGGGCATGATCGGCGAGGGCGTCGGAAAGGCGGCGTTCACCGTCACGGGTGACCGCGTGTCGGTCGACGGACCCGACGCCGAGCAGAAGCAGAAGGCGGTCGATCTGTACGCGGCCTTCGTGAAGGACCAGGTCGGCCAGCTCGTGCCGGCCGTCGAGGACTTCGTCGCCGCATACGAGTCGGGAGACGACGAGACGGCGCGCGCGCTCTTCCCGCAGGTGCGCGCGTACTACGAGCGCATCGAGCCCGTCGCCGAGGCGCTGGGCGATCTCGACCCGCGCATCGACTACCGCGAGGTCGACGCGGTCGCCGAGGGTCTGGACTGGACCGGCTTCCACCGCATCGAGAAGGACCTCTGGGTGCCCGCGCAGGACGCGCTGAACGCCGACGGAGAGACCCCCGCCTGGCAGGACTGGGCGCCGTCGACTCCGCAGGAGCGGGCAGACTTCGGCGACCTTCTGCTCGCCGATGCCCAGGAGCTCTACGACTACGTCCACTCGGACGACTTCACCACGGCGCTGGACGACCAGGGCATCGGCGGCATCTCCAACGGCGCGATCGCGCTGCTCGACGAGGTCGCGACGGGCAAGATCTCCGGCGAGGAGGACTGGTGGTCCGGGACCGACCTGTACGACTTCGCCGCGAACGTCGAGGGCTCCAAGATGGCGTTCTCCCTCGTGCAGGACTTCGCCACCGCGCAGGGCGATGACGGCAAGGCTCTCGTCGAGGAGATCGAAGCCGGCTACGCGGCGCTCGAGGAGTCGCTCGCCGCGCACGGGTCGCTGACCGACGGGTTCGTCGGGTACTCGCAGCTCACCGAGGCGGACAAGCGCGAGTTCACCGATCTGATCAACGCGCTGGCCGAGCCGCTGTCGCAGCTGACCGGCACGGTCCTCGACTGA
- a CDS encoding FKBP-type peptidyl-prolyl cis-trans isomerase: MTDRTKPEFDAPTGPAPAELVIRDLIEGDGAEAKPGDTVTVHYAGVEFDSGEEFDSSWGRGETIQFPLRGLIQGWQDGIPGMKVGGRRELVIPPHLAYGPVGGGHFLSGKTLIFIIDLVAVG, from the coding sequence ATGACTGATCGCACAAAGCCCGAGTTCGACGCCCCCACCGGCCCCGCCCCCGCGGAGCTCGTCATCCGCGACCTCATCGAGGGTGACGGAGCCGAGGCGAAGCCCGGTGACACCGTGACCGTCCACTACGCCGGCGTCGAGTTCGACTCCGGCGAGGAGTTCGACTCGTCCTGGGGTCGCGGCGAGACCATTCAGTTCCCCCTCCGCGGCCTGATCCAGGGCTGGCAGGACGGCATCCCCGGCATGAAGGTCGGCGGACGCCGCGAGCTGGTCATCCCGCCGCACCTCGCATACGGTCCCGTCGGAGGCGGCCACTTCCTCTCCGGCAAGACGCTGATCTTCATCATCGATCTCGTCGCCGTCGGCTGA
- the rpsO gene encoding 30S ribosomal protein S15: MALEADVKKAIIEEYATHPGDTGSPEVQVAMLTQRIKDLTEHLKEHKHDHHSRRGLFLLVGQRRRLLGYLQDIDIERYRSLIERLGLRR; the protein is encoded by the coding sequence ATGGCACTGGAAGCAGACGTCAAGAAGGCGATCATCGAAGAGTACGCGACGCACCCCGGTGACACCGGATCCCCCGAGGTGCAGGTCGCAATGCTGACGCAGCGCATCAAGGACCTCACCGAGCACCTCAAGGAGCACAAGCACGACCACCACTCGCGTCGTGGGCTGTTCCTGCTCGTCGGTCAGCGCCGTCGTCTGCTCGGCTACCTCCAGGACATCGACATCGAGCGCTACCGCTCGCTGATCGAGCGTCTCGGACTCCGCCGATAA
- the efeU gene encoding iron uptake transporter permease EfeU, whose protein sequence is MLATFLIGLREGLEAALVVGILVAYLRRLGRQDALPKLWAGVGLAIALALGIGAVLTFGAYELTFTAQELIGGGLSLLAVGMVTWMIFWMQRAGRTMKATLEGGIDRALTVGGLWALIAIGFVSVAREGIETTLLLWSMVQSFGDAPSALLGALLGLVTAVIVGWLISRGAVKLDLRRFFAWTGGFLVIVAAGVLAYALMDLQEAGALPGPFTAAAPIDPVTGGVAVGWAGLPFGWAFDVSATIAPGGPLAAILQATVGFMPAMTWLQVIAWTLYILIVGYLYIRGLRSRRPSTQRASTDPQLATASHSPQGAA, encoded by the coding sequence GTGCTCGCCACCTTCCTCATCGGCCTTCGCGAGGGCCTCGAAGCCGCGCTCGTCGTCGGCATCCTCGTCGCCTACCTCCGTCGGCTCGGACGCCAGGACGCGCTCCCGAAGCTCTGGGCCGGTGTCGGGCTCGCGATCGCGCTCGCCCTCGGGATCGGAGCGGTGCTCACCTTCGGTGCGTACGAGCTCACCTTCACCGCCCAGGAACTGATCGGCGGCGGCCTCTCGCTGCTCGCGGTCGGCATGGTGACCTGGATGATCTTCTGGATGCAGCGCGCCGGCCGCACGATGAAGGCGACTCTCGAGGGCGGCATCGACCGCGCGCTCACCGTCGGCGGGCTCTGGGCCCTCATCGCGATCGGCTTCGTCTCCGTCGCCCGCGAGGGGATCGAGACGACCCTGCTCCTGTGGTCGATGGTGCAGTCGTTCGGCGACGCGCCCTCCGCCCTGCTCGGAGCGCTCCTCGGGCTCGTCACCGCCGTCATCGTCGGCTGGCTGATCTCCCGCGGCGCCGTGAAGCTGGACCTGCGCCGATTCTTCGCCTGGACCGGCGGCTTCCTCGTCATCGTCGCGGCCGGCGTGCTCGCCTATGCGCTCATGGACCTCCAGGAGGCCGGCGCCCTTCCCGGGCCGTTCACCGCGGCGGCTCCGATCGACCCGGTCACGGGCGGTGTGGCGGTCGGCTGGGCGGGCCTGCCGTTCGGCTGGGCGTTCGACGTCTCGGCGACGATCGCGCCCGGCGGACCGCTCGCGGCGATCCTGCAGGCCACCGTCGGGTTCATGCCCGCGATGACCTGGCTGCAGGTGATCGCGTGGACGCTCTACATCCTCATCGTCGGATACCTGTACATCCGCGGTCTCCGCTCGCGGCGACCGTCGACGCAGCGAGCGTCGACGGATCCGCAGCTCGCAACGGCATCCCACTCACCACAAGGAGCAGCATGA
- a CDS encoding serine hydrolase produces MLRASTIRDRIVRQVEASGFGAHGLHVLIGAEAADHRWTPDIREDVHSAAKGVCVLAAGIAADEGLIDLDAPIGVYVGDVDLGPGVDRVTLRRLLSMTSGVDLPWSETMMTDWPDLAIEFLGRPSRGPVFQYSNASTYTAMAVLARRVGDVAEYLDPRLFRPLGIHDVAWERCPNGRIVAGGGLALRTEELARIGALIRDRGMRERTRLISAEWIDAMHSSWVVAGATPGYDRYALAGWGGPGRAWRLHGAYGQLLIFVDDAVVTITADDHPGADAMAAAIVRMLEG; encoded by the coding sequence ATGCTCCGCGCCTCGACCATCCGTGATCGGATCGTCCGGCAGGTGGAGGCATCCGGCTTCGGAGCGCACGGACTGCACGTCCTCATCGGCGCGGAAGCGGCGGACCACCGTTGGACCCCCGACATCCGCGAGGACGTGCATTCCGCGGCGAAGGGCGTCTGCGTCCTGGCGGCCGGTATCGCCGCCGACGAGGGGCTCATCGATCTCGACGCCCCGATCGGGGTCTACGTCGGCGACGTCGATCTCGGCCCCGGGGTCGATCGCGTGACGCTCCGCCGCCTGCTGAGCATGACGAGCGGCGTCGACCTGCCGTGGTCGGAGACGATGATGACCGACTGGCCCGACCTCGCGATCGAGTTCCTGGGCCGCCCGTCACGGGGACCGGTGTTCCAGTACTCGAACGCCAGCACCTACACGGCGATGGCCGTGCTCGCCCGTCGGGTCGGCGATGTCGCCGAGTATCTCGATCCGCGGCTGTTCCGTCCGCTCGGCATCCACGACGTCGCCTGGGAGCGCTGCCCGAACGGCCGGATCGTCGCCGGCGGAGGGCTCGCGCTGCGCACCGAGGAGCTGGCTCGCATCGGCGCGCTGATCCGCGATCGCGGCATGCGGGAGAGGACGAGGCTGATCTCGGCGGAGTGGATCGACGCGATGCACTCCTCCTGGGTCGTGGCGGGAGCGACGCCCGGTTACGACCGCTACGCGCTCGCGGGCTGGGGCGGACCGGGCCGCGCATGGCGGCTGCACGGCGCCTACGGCCAGCTGCTCATCTTCGTGGACGATGCCGTGGTGACCATCACGGCGGACGATCATCCGGGCGCCGACGCCATGGCGGCCGCCATCGTGCGGATGCTCGAGGGCTGA
- a CDS encoding 2-oxoglutarate and iron-dependent oxygenase domain-containing protein yields MAELSLPILDLSQLDEGPEAAARFRDDLRAATHDVGFFYLTGTGISPELEARLHRAALDFFALPEADKLAIENVKSPHFRGYTRVGGERTQGKVDWREQIDIGPEREPVSGGPAFNRLTGPNLWPEAQPELRGVVTEWHDTLTAIARKLLGAWAVTLGAEETYFDGPFRDPSTLIKIVRYPGSHEPEPQQGVGAHKDSGVLTLLWVEPGKGGLQVERDGEWVSAPPVDGAFVVNIGELLEYATGGYLKATNHRVISPRAPEERISIPFFFNPALDQQLPLLELPADLAAAATGITDDPSNPIHATYGENALKSRLRAHPDVAAIHHPDLVGASA; encoded by the coding sequence ATGGCTGAACTCTCGCTCCCCATCCTCGACCTCTCCCAGCTCGACGAAGGCCCCGAAGCCGCCGCTCGCTTCCGGGACGATCTGCGCGCGGCGACGCACGACGTCGGATTCTTCTATCTCACCGGCACGGGCATCTCCCCCGAGCTGGAAGCGCGGCTCCACCGTGCGGCGCTCGACTTCTTCGCCCTCCCCGAAGCCGACAAGCTCGCGATCGAGAACGTGAAGAGCCCGCATTTCCGCGGATACACGCGCGTCGGCGGCGAACGGACGCAGGGAAAGGTCGACTGGCGCGAGCAGATCGACATCGGGCCGGAGCGCGAGCCCGTCTCGGGCGGGCCCGCATTCAACCGCCTCACCGGCCCGAACCTGTGGCCCGAGGCGCAGCCCGAGCTCCGGGGCGTGGTCACCGAATGGCACGACACGCTCACCGCGATCGCCCGCAAACTGCTGGGCGCGTGGGCCGTGACGCTCGGAGCAGAGGAGACCTACTTCGACGGTCCCTTCCGTGACCCCTCCACCCTGATCAAGATCGTGCGCTACCCCGGTTCCCACGAGCCCGAGCCGCAGCAGGGCGTGGGCGCGCACAAGGACTCCGGCGTGCTGACGCTGCTCTGGGTCGAACCGGGCAAGGGCGGTCTTCAGGTCGAGCGCGACGGCGAATGGGTGTCGGCTCCTCCGGTCGACGGCGCTTTCGTCGTCAACATCGGCGAGCTTCTCGAATACGCGACCGGCGGGTATCTCAAAGCGACGAATCATCGGGTCATCTCTCCTCGTGCACCCGAGGAGCGCATCTCGATCCCGTTCTTCTTCAACCCCGCGCTCGATCAGCAGCTCCCGCTGCTCGAGCTCCCTGCCGATCTGGCCGCCGCCGCCACGGGCATCACCGATGATCCGAGCAACCCGATTCACGCGACCTACGGCGAGAACGCCCTGAAGTCCCGGCTGCGCGCGCATCCCGATGTGGCGGCGATCCATCACCCCGACCTCGTGGGTGCATCCGCCTGA
- a CDS encoding transcriptional regulator, whose translation MMADRVEARGPAHPRTRLDDNFSTPIRFSLMASLGEGIELDFATLAEILQASDSALSKAISHLQQAGYVTGRKGYVGTRPRTWVRSTAAGLSAFDGHLRALREIVELGGQRMP comes from the coding sequence ATGATGGCTGATCGTGTGGAGGCTCGAGGCCCCGCGCATCCGAGAACCCGCCTCGACGACAACTTCTCCACGCCCATCCGCTTCTCCCTGATGGCGTCGCTCGGCGAGGGGATCGAGCTCGACTTCGCCACTCTCGCGGAGATCCTGCAGGCGAGCGACTCCGCCCTCAGCAAGGCGATCAGTCATCTGCAGCAGGCCGGCTACGTCACGGGCCGCAAGGGATACGTGGGCACCCGCCCGCGCACGTGGGTGCGCTCGACCGCAGCGGGGCTCAGCGCCTTCGACGGGCACCTGCGTGCACTGCGCGAGATCGTCGAGCTCGGCGGGCAGCGGATGCCGTGA
- a CDS encoding acyltransferase family protein produces the protein MSNAAAASSGPPTASTARPRRRVPFWDNARYACIVLVVLGHAIQRLIYDSDIAFAFYLALYAFHMPAFAIISGYFSKSGSPTRTQMARVITDILVPYLIFEVLWTLTKWLVEGQANPNITKPSWTLWFLLALGIFRLMLPYLALLRWPLAWTIVISIGVGYLPNVDSTFSLSRTLGLLPFFAFGWWLRERDIVARFRLLDFRPWWVRVAAVAVLAATGWAAWNWLPVWQAIDLRHWLFYEDSYADLGGEQWWAGGLRFALMLLAVVLCAAFFALIPRGTYWWTHFGQYTMYVFLLHSFVLYPFRESGALRDLEPTWIWLPLVTILSVVVALALATKPVRHLFRPLVEPRPKWLFADPALASREGRRNDPTGSRRPR, from the coding sequence ATGAGCAACGCAGCCGCGGCCTCCTCCGGCCCTCCGACCGCGTCGACGGCGCGCCCTCGTCGCCGCGTCCCGTTCTGGGACAACGCCCGCTACGCGTGCATCGTGCTGGTGGTGCTGGGCCACGCGATCCAGCGACTCATCTACGACTCCGACATCGCGTTCGCGTTCTACCTGGCCCTCTACGCGTTCCACATGCCCGCATTCGCGATCATCTCCGGCTACTTCTCGAAGTCCGGTTCGCCGACCAGGACGCAGATGGCCAGGGTCATCACCGACATCCTGGTGCCATACCTCATCTTCGAGGTGCTGTGGACGCTCACCAAGTGGCTCGTCGAAGGTCAGGCCAACCCCAACATCACCAAGCCGTCCTGGACGCTCTGGTTCCTGCTCGCGCTGGGGATCTTCCGCCTGATGCTCCCCTATCTCGCCCTGCTGCGCTGGCCGCTGGCCTGGACGATCGTGATCTCGATCGGCGTCGGGTACCTGCCCAACGTCGACAGCACGTTCTCGCTCTCGCGGACGCTCGGCCTGCTGCCGTTCTTCGCGTTCGGATGGTGGCTCCGGGAGCGCGACATCGTCGCCCGGTTCCGCCTCCTCGACTTCCGCCCCTGGTGGGTGCGGGTCGCGGCCGTCGCGGTGCTCGCGGCGACGGGCTGGGCGGCATGGAACTGGCTTCCGGTGTGGCAGGCGATCGACCTGCGGCACTGGCTGTTCTACGAGGACTCGTACGCCGACCTCGGCGGCGAGCAATGGTGGGCCGGCGGCCTCCGGTTCGCGCTCATGCTGCTCGCCGTCGTCCTCTGCGCCGCGTTCTTCGCGCTCATCCCCCGCGGGACCTACTGGTGGACGCACTTCGGCCAGTACACGATGTACGTTTTCCTCCTGCACTCGTTCGTGCTGTACCCCTTCCGCGAGTCCGGCGCCCTGCGCGACCTCGAGCCGACCTGGATCTGGCTGCCTCTCGTCACGATCCTGTCCGTCGTCGTCGCGCTGGCGCTGGCGACGAAACCCGTGCGTCACCTGTTCCGCCCGCTGGTCGAACCGCGGCCGAAGTGGCTGTTCGCCGACCCCGCTCTCGCCTCCCGCGAGGGGCGGAGGAACGACCCGACCGGATCGCGCCGACCGCGATAG
- a CDS encoding MFS transporter, translating to MSAARGHLIDLTPLKSSPAFARMWIGSTLAGIGGQLTIVTVMLHVFALTQSTFAVSMIAVAGLVPMILAGLYGGMLADAFDRRRVALIAATVTFASTALLAALTWTGAETIWWLYALSIVNSAANSVGMATRTAIVPRLIPRDMLASASALNGVAFGVTVMAGPALAGLLVALTGYGWTYTIDVVLMLSMFLGLWTLPALRPEGDIVRPGLASLVDGWRFLRRASNIRTQYIIDIIAMTFGQPLVLFPALGTVILGGGAVTTGILTAAVAVGTFASSLLSGRVVHYRWHGRGIERAVEAYGASILLFGVVLLIGALSGSATEHSPHVALIVAACVALALSGASDNVSSIYRNTMMQAAVPDTMRGRLQGVFIVVVTGGPRVGALYAGTLATVTALWFPPLLGGILVIALVALLARRSGRFHDYDAENPEP from the coding sequence GTGAGCGCAGCGCGCGGACACCTGATCGACCTCACCCCGTTGAAGTCCAGCCCCGCGTTCGCACGGATGTGGATCGGCTCCACACTCGCGGGCATCGGCGGTCAGCTCACGATCGTGACAGTGATGCTGCACGTGTTCGCGCTCACGCAGAGCACCTTCGCCGTCTCGATGATCGCCGTCGCGGGACTCGTCCCGATGATCCTCGCCGGCCTCTACGGCGGAATGCTCGCCGATGCGTTCGATCGCCGCCGCGTCGCCCTCATCGCCGCAACGGTCACGTTCGCCTCGACCGCACTGCTCGCGGCCCTGACCTGGACCGGCGCCGAGACGATCTGGTGGCTCTACGCGCTCAGCATCGTCAACTCCGCCGCGAACTCGGTCGGCATGGCCACCCGCACGGCGATCGTGCCGCGCCTCATCCCGCGCGACATGCTCGCGTCGGCATCCGCGCTCAACGGGGTGGCATTCGGTGTCACGGTCATGGCCGGCCCCGCTCTCGCGGGTCTTCTCGTCGCACTCACCGGCTACGGCTGGACCTACACGATCGACGTCGTGCTGATGCTGTCGATGTTCCTCGGCCTGTGGACGCTGCCCGCGCTCCGCCCGGAGGGCGACATCGTCCGTCCGGGGCTGGCATCGCTCGTCGACGGATGGCGATTCCTGCGCCGGGCGAGCAACATCCGCACGCAGTACATCATCGACATCATCGCGATGACCTTCGGGCAGCCGCTGGTGCTGTTCCCCGCGCTCGGGACGGTGATCCTCGGCGGTGGAGCCGTCACGACGGGAATCCTGACCGCGGCGGTCGCCGTCGGCACGTTCGCGTCGAGCCTCCTGTCCGGCCGCGTGGTGCACTACCGCTGGCACGGCCGCGGCATCGAGCGGGCCGTCGAGGCCTACGGGGCCTCGATCCTCCTGTTCGGGGTCGTGCTGCTCATCGGCGCCCTCTCCGGCTCTGCGACCGAGCACTCCCCTCATGTCGCGCTGATCGTCGCGGCATGCGTCGCGCTCGCCCTCTCCGGCGCCTCAGACAACGTCAGCTCGATCTACCGCAACACGATGATGCAGGCGGCTGTGCCCGACACCATGCGCGGGCGGCTTCAGGGTGTCTTCATCGTCGTGGTCACCGGTGGGCCTCGCGTCGGAGCCCTCTACGCCGGCACGCTCGCGACCGTGACCGCACTCTGGTTCCCCCCGCTGCTCGGCGGCATCCTCGTGATCGCGCTGGTCGCTCTGCTGGCACGCCGCAGCGGTCGATTCCACGACTACGACGCAGAGAACCCCGAGCCCTGA